A window of Kineosporia sp. NBRC 101731 contains these coding sequences:
- a CDS encoding RICIN domain-containing protein, translating to MQQPNLRSRRPKALARAAREQELLAARNPEPPADSVPPVRKPVRKPVRKPSRKRTSSHISAWNSVGIRARGLARSPAWKQTRSPRGAGMIAGVAVLGAVLVISCGAAVRAISGDHDPVPVTLSSGMDEFPLPVTGQGLPTATAAPEPSSADGKGTTDGKPRKSSGPDTGKSFGGTANDGGIQDQGGTTKPGGQTTPTGHQDSRTDDGSQAATTMTATDQIDGSTASTAGTQAATSNVVTVGVIRNLVTGFCADLPGPAAADENVLVRQNTCVPGTSDNQQFQTVSATDGTFLLRNVASGWCLDVSGSGSVTSGTVVNTHECLSGGQDNQMFRKQAQGNGFFLVHVKTGMCLNVSNPYGVDNQVADLKLTLFACSAKDDHIWTFG from the coding sequence GTGCAGCAGCCGAATCTCCGGAGTCGACGCCCCAAGGCACTGGCCCGGGCCGCCCGGGAGCAGGAACTCCTGGCGGCCCGGAACCCCGAACCGCCGGCGGATTCCGTCCCACCGGTCCGAAAACCGGTCCGAAAACCGGTCCGAAAGCCGTCCCGGAAGCGGACCTCGTCCCACATCTCGGCTTGGAACTCCGTCGGGATCCGGGCCCGGGGTCTGGCCCGGAGTCCGGCCTGGAAGCAGACCCGCAGTCCGCGCGGCGCCGGGATGATCGCCGGGGTCGCCGTCCTGGGAGCCGTCCTGGTGATCAGTTGCGGGGCCGCGGTCCGGGCGATCTCGGGTGACCACGACCCCGTCCCGGTCACCCTCTCCTCGGGGATGGACGAGTTCCCCTTGCCCGTCACGGGCCAGGGTCTGCCCACGGCGACGGCTGCTCCGGAACCCTCGTCGGCCGACGGGAAGGGAACGACGGACGGAAAACCCCGGAAGTCGTCCGGGCCGGACACCGGGAAGAGCTTCGGCGGCACCGCGAACGACGGCGGGATCCAGGACCAGGGCGGAACGACGAAGCCCGGCGGGCAGACGACGCCGACCGGTCATCAGGACAGCCGGACCGACGATGGTTCCCAGGCCGCGACCACCATGACAGCCACCGATCAGATCGATGGGAGCACCGCGAGCACCGCCGGTACCCAGGCCGCGACGAGCAACGTGGTCACCGTCGGGGTGATCCGGAACCTGGTGACCGGGTTCTGCGCCGACCTGCCCGGTCCGGCTGCTGCCGACGAGAACGTTCTGGTGCGGCAGAACACCTGCGTCCCCGGCACTTCCGACAATCAGCAGTTCCAGACCGTCTCCGCCACCGACGGAACGTTCCTACTGCGCAACGTCGCCTCGGGCTGGTGCCTCGATGTCAGCGGTTCGGGCTCCGTGACGTCGGGCACCGTCGTCAACACCCATGAGTGCCTGTCGGGTGGCCAGGACAACCAGATGTTCCGGAAACAGGCCCAGGGCAACGGATTCTTCCTGGTGCACGTGAAGACCGGCATGTGCCTGAACGTCTCCAACCCCTACGGCGTCGACAACCAGGTCGCCGATCTGAAGCTGACGCTCTTCGCCTGCTCGGCGAAGGACGACCACATCTGGACGTTCGGCTGA
- a CDS encoding response regulator transcription factor, whose translation MRVVIAEDNVLLASGLELLLAEAGFEVAALTVDAVAFLRAVDEQNPDVALVDVRLPPGFRDEGIRAALEARRRHPGLPILVLSQYVEQQYAGELLSAGGGLGYLLKDRISRVSEFTDALLRVAGGGTVMDPEVVSQLLARNPITALTPREREVIALMAEGMDNQAIAGRLFITDNAVHKHIGGIFTKLGLAPTDSGHRRVLAVLRYLDDQG comes from the coding sequence GTGCGCGTGGTGATCGCCGAGGACAACGTCCTGCTCGCGAGCGGGCTCGAACTCCTCCTGGCCGAAGCCGGTTTCGAGGTGGCCGCGCTCACCGTCGACGCCGTTGCCTTTCTGCGGGCGGTCGATGAGCAGAATCCGGACGTGGCCCTGGTGGACGTCCGTCTGCCACCCGGGTTTCGGGACGAAGGGATCCGCGCGGCGCTCGAGGCCCGCAGACGTCATCCCGGTCTGCCGATTCTCGTTCTCTCCCAGTATGTCGAGCAGCAGTACGCGGGCGAGCTCCTGAGCGCCGGAGGCGGCCTGGGCTACCTGCTGAAAGACCGGATCAGCCGGGTCAGCGAGTTCACCGACGCCCTCCTACGGGTCGCGGGCGGTGGCACCGTCATGGATCCGGAGGTGGTGTCACAGTTGCTGGCCCGCAACCCGATCACGGCCCTGACCCCGCGCGAGCGTGAGGTGATCGCGCTGATGGCCGAAGGGATGGACAACCAGGCCATTGCCGGCCGGCTCTTCATCACCGACAACGCCGTGCACAAACACATCGGCGGGATCTTCACCAAGCTCGGCCTGGCCCCCACCGACAGTGGTCACCGGCGGGTCCTGGCAGTGCTGCGGTATCTCGACGATCAGGGATGA
- a CDS encoding histidine kinase: MLGDDIRRGCVETVRGWVYLQTKLVEGPAGALTLPLLRHHGFSRKLAARQQTRARRLLRSPDGPMTLPRRSRVLAWVLVQATAGTATGLAALLVVGNALVAVVATGFWWALPASDPPRLFVETPVRSWSVALVLGPLQFVLLAAVATAAFGPVGRIYARCCLKILTPSATEQLTRRVAVLTETRADVLDAHVSELRRIERDLHDGAQAHLVAVAVRLGVAEKAHARDDHERLGALVREAHDEIRIAMESLRTVLRSVYPPILSDRGLHGALVALTAGCSVPTRLTLDDLGRLPAAVESVVYFVVAESLTNIVRHSGAASAEVAVTLAGHLKVRVRDDGAGSADPSKGSGLSGIRDRVQALDGRFAISSPAGGPTLIEVDLPCAW, encoded by the coding sequence GTGCTGGGGGACGACATACGGCGCGGGTGCGTCGAGACCGTACGGGGCTGGGTGTACCTGCAGACGAAGCTGGTGGAGGGCCCGGCCGGTGCTCTCACGCTCCCCCTGCTCCGGCATCACGGTTTCTCCCGGAAACTGGCGGCCCGGCAGCAGACCAGGGCACGTCGGTTACTGCGATCCCCGGACGGGCCGATGACGCTCCCGCGCCGGTCGCGGGTCCTGGCCTGGGTCCTGGTCCAGGCCACCGCGGGCACCGCGACCGGGCTGGCGGCCCTGCTCGTGGTCGGTAATGCGCTGGTGGCGGTGGTGGCCACCGGATTCTGGTGGGCTCTCCCGGCCTCGGACCCACCGCGCTTGTTCGTCGAGACTCCGGTGCGGAGCTGGTCGGTCGCCCTGGTGCTGGGCCCGCTCCAGTTCGTGCTGCTCGCCGCCGTTGCGACAGCTGCGTTCGGGCCGGTGGGACGGATCTACGCCCGCTGCTGCCTGAAGATCCTGACGCCCTCGGCCACCGAGCAACTGACCCGGCGGGTGGCGGTACTGACCGAGACCCGGGCCGACGTGCTCGACGCGCACGTGAGTGAGTTGCGCCGGATCGAGCGGGATCTGCACGATGGCGCCCAGGCTCACCTGGTGGCTGTGGCCGTTCGTCTGGGTGTGGCGGAGAAGGCCCACGCACGGGACGATCACGAACGGCTGGGTGCGCTCGTGCGGGAGGCGCACGACGAGATCAGGATCGCCATGGAGTCGTTGCGCACGGTTCTGCGGAGCGTCTATCCGCCGATTCTGTCCGACCGCGGCCTGCACGGCGCCCTGGTGGCACTCACCGCCGGATGCTCGGTGCCCACCCGGCTCACTCTCGACGATCTGGGACGCCTTCCCGCCGCGGTGGAGTCGGTCGTCTATTTCGTGGTGGCCGAGTCCCTGACCAATATCGTCCGGCACAGCGGCGCCGCCTCGGCCGAGGTCGCCGTCACCCTCGCCGGGCACCTGAAGGTGCGGGTGAGGGATGACGGGGCGGGATCTGCCGATCCGTCCAAGGGCAGCGGCCTGAGCGGGATCCGCGACCGGGTTCAGGCGCTGGACGGCCGGTTCGCGATCAGTAGCCCGGCCGGCGGCCCGACCCTGATCGAGGTGGACCTGCCGTGCGCGTGGTGA